The Aquicella siphonis DNA segment GCCATTCTGACGGCGTCAGAGCGTCTGGATTTCAGATGTCATTATTCAATTCGATCGCGCCAGGCGGCTTTCATATCATATTAGCTTAATCTTGCCTTTGTATACTGTTTCTTCCAGATAAACGAATAAGAATTCCAATATTATCTGGTTTATATAAATAGAAATGAAACGAGGCGAGAAAAATCCATGCATCGCAAAAATATCGTATCGGATAAGAAATCAGCGTCACCTGTTACCCAGTCCGGTCAGATCTTATCGTTAAAACTAAAGACCCAGCCGCATTCGCGCGAAGAAATTGTCATGCTCAATAAGGTTTATAACGAAGCCATCTTCCGTCTGGAGCGGGCGGTGACGCTGGTGGACCAATTATGCAGTTATCTTTCCCAAAAACAAGCGGTTGAGCGCAGACAGAGAGGCAATATCAAGCAGCTTTTGATTGATGAAGGGGCGGATCAGGAAATATTGAATGCGCTTAAGATGTTGAAGCGCCATTTTTATATCAATATAACCAACAATTCCATTGATAATATACTCGCCATGATTTTTCCGATCAGAAACAATCTGTTGAAGGTATTCAAGGGCTTTCTGGGCGAACTGGAGCTTAATCTGGAAATTTTTCCCCGCGAACCGGGTAATGCCGAAATCGCAAATTTTTCGGGTAAAACTTATGTTCTTAGCAAGACTGTAAATGGATGGGATGTGTCTTATTACGAAGACAGGATCAGGAAGAAAATTATTGATATAAGGGAAATAGATGCCAATATCAATCAAATACCTGATGTTGATTTGGCTAACATCAATAAATCAATAATAATGCGTGCCATCATGTTGTATCACGCGAATCAATCCGACTCAAAGAAAACTGACAAGGTTTTTATTTCCAATATCTCCCGGAAAAAGCAGCAGAATCCACAAAACCGCGTGATTGGTTATGTTCATTATGAGAGAAAAGGCATAGGCTGGGAAAATTACGGGCCGATTTACCTTGACTATCGGCTGTTGCAAGCAAGCCCCTTGATGGCGATGTTGACCCTGATTCATGAGGCCGCGCATCGTTATGCCTGGGTTATGGACCGCGGCTACTACCACGGTGAAAAGGCATTGAAAAACGGACAGGGATCACGGCCTTATCCTGACGATGTTGGCGCGGACCGAATGAAGGCGACGAATAACGCGGATTCCTATGCTTATTTTGTTTGCGATCTTACCGGCATGAATCAGTTTTATTTATCAGGAAAATTGCCAGCCTGGGCGGAGTCAAAAAAACTGCAACCCGTGCCGGAAGAGAAAAAAAGCCCGTCTCTGCTTCAAGCCTTTTCTCTTTTTGCGCTGGGTGCGGTTGCGATAGGGGGCATTTGTCTGATTGCGAAGCACGCGGGCGTGTTTGGGCCGGGTAAATAGTCAGATATCGCTATTAGCGCAAGTTGCGGCGGTGTTACTCCGCATTCAAGGCCTCGACCGGGTCTATACGGGCAGCGTTCCAGGCGGGGTAAAGTGTCGCGGCGAGGCTTAAAGCAAGCGCGACCAGGCTGATGAGCCAGACATCCGGCCAGTGCAGTTCCGACGGCAGATAGTTAACGAAGTATACTTGTGATGACACCAGCTGCATATGCAATGCTTGCTGGACCCAGGTGGAGATGGCTGAAACATTTGACGCGAGTGTGATGCCGCCTATGATACCCAGTAATGTCCCGCCCAGCGCGATGCAGATTCCCTGGATGACAAAAATCGTCAGAATCATGAGAGGAGTCGCTCCCAGTGTACGCAGAATGGCAATATCGGCCTGTTTGTTTTTCACGATCATGATCATGGTGCAAATGAGATTGAAAGCTGCGACGGCGATAATCAAAACAAAAATGAAGAACATCATCGTCTTGGTTACGCGGATATTTTCAAAGAATCCTCCCAGTTGTTCAGTCCAATCCCACGCCCGGACATCGGGTGTCAGGCGGCTTTGCAGCAAGCTTGCAATACGGGGAGCCTGGTACAAGTCTTCGATATTCACGTGTAACCCGGTCACCGCGTTTCCCAGGGAGAAAAATGACTGCGCATCGTTCAAATGAATAAAAGCCATCTTGGAATCAAAAGCCAGCCCGCCTCCGCCCGCCTGGAAAATTCCTGTCACGATAAACTTCTTAAAATGCGGCGTGATGACCGTTGTCGAAGAAGTGTCTTTTAATGTCGCGACAATGATTTCATCCCCAGTCGTGACACCCAGTTTGCCCGCCAGATCGACTCCCAGCACAATTCCATAGTGACCTGCTTTTAAATCGGATAGCCGGCCTTTGATCATTTTATCAGGTAACGCCGAGACGCCGATTTCCTTCGCCGGCAGAACGCCTGCCAGCATGACCGGCAAAGTCATGTTGGAAAAGGTCAGCATGGCTTGTCCGCTCGCGAACGGCGCGGCCGCCAGGCGGTCTTTTCGCAGTTGATTTTCCATGTCCTTCCAGCCGTTCAATCGTCCGGTATAACTGCTGATGGTAATAGGTGAAATCATGCCAAAAACCTGTTTTTTGATTTCACGGTCAAATCCGTTGATCACTGACAATACTGTGATCAGGACGGTCACGCCCAGGGCGATGCCCGCAACCGAAACAAATGAAATCAGGGAAATGAACTGATGGCGGCTTTTTGCGCGTGTATAACGGAAACCGATGAAGAGTGCCGCAGGCTTGAACATAATAAGTAATACCTCTCTGACTGGCATGGATTTTACCTCATTCCCGGGCGTAATACACGAGTAGAGTGGAAGAGGCGCTAGCGCCTCTTCGACCGAGTTGGCCAGGCAGAAGCATTTTAGCGTGAAACGGACATTCGCTTGAGCTTTTCCAGGGAGGCGGCGTCCCTGGAAAACGAGAGTGGCGATCGCGCATGATCATGACGTTGCAGCCAGTCCATTTGTATGGGCTTTTTATGGATCAGCTGCCATAACCGGCTGATGTTGAGAGGCAAGAGGAACGCATGCAATATCAATATGGGGTATAACTGGGGGGACGTGTAATAAGCGTAAATAATAAAACAGATATTGCTGGCGATAGCGAAGCAACGCAGGGGGATCATGGAGTGCATATAGAAGGTGGCTGCAACCAGGCTTGCCGCGAGATAGCCGATAAGAGAGACTCCGCTGATCATGGGCGTGTTCCTTTTGTGATCTGACAATAACCAGCTATTTTCCAGTCTACTACGGCTGATTTCCTGATGAATGACAAGGAAATGACAATCTTGTCATCCGGTTGTCATTTCTCGTTTTGCTGAGGGATTTGAATCTGATAAGCGCGTGAATTTTTGATATATTTTATTTTGGGTTCCGGCTTGGGCTCATTCCGGCGCATGGCGAATGACAATCATATCAGCCAGCGCGCAGGGCTTTTGGATTACACGCTTTATGGTTGCGGATCAGTCTTCCGGGGGAGGCATGGTATGGATTATGCCGTTGTCTTGACAATGAGGAGGTGAATATCCGGAATGAAAGCCGGGAGAATAACCGTTATCAAATTTTATAAAAAGGAAACGATAAAATCATGAACAAAAAAGTATGTGTAATAGCCGGGGTGGGGCCGGGAAATGGAGCGGCGATGGCCGAACGTTTTGCAAAAGCGGGATATAGCGTGGCATTACTGGCCCGTACGCCCCTGTTCGCTGAAGAGCTTGCGGCACGCATAGGAGAGGCGCATGCGTATAAGTGTGATGTCACCGACGGTGACTCAGTAAAAAACGTGTTTCAGGAGATTCGGCGTGAACAGGGTGAGATTGATGTGGTGATTTATAACGCGGGCTCAGGCGCCTGGGGAAACGTGGAAGAAATCAATTCGACAGTGCTGGAATCAAGCTGGCGGGTAAATACACTGGGGCTGTTATTGGTGAGCCAGGAAGTGATTCCCTCAATGAAGCAGGGACGGCATGGCAGTATTATCGTCATAGGCGCGACCGCGTCCAGACGCGGGGGTGTTCGCACAGCGGCGTTTGCGCCCGCCAAGGCGGCTCAGCGTAGTCTGGCGGAATCCATGGCGAAATATTTATGGCCGCATGGCATTCATGTGGCAGTGATCATTATTGATGGCGTCGTGGACTTGCCGGAAACACGTGCACGCCTGCCGGAAAAGTCGGACGATTTCTTTGTGAAACCCTCGGCAGTCGCTGAGACGGCATACTGGCTGACACAGCAACCTTCATCAGCCTGGTCGTTTGAAGTGGAAGCGCGTCCCTTTGGTGAAAACTGGTGATGACATGGTATCAATGAGATGCCGGCCGGCATGTTCCCTGGTTTGATGTATAATTAATAATGAAAAATATGTTTATTTGAGATAATTGCAAATGTCTCTGTCACTCACTTTTTTGTTCGTGGCAGCGTGGAAATAAGGAGAATGCGGTAATTATCATCAAAATCAAATTAATAACAGATATTTTGAGGAGTGGTGCGAATGAGCGATCCGCGATCAGGTTCCGCCGGAGACAACGCTTACGCGGCTCAAAAGCCAGGATCACCGCCGGTTACGCAATCCAAAGCAGAAGAACAAGATCTTTCTGCATTTATTAACAGTATTGTTCAAAAAGACGGTATCAATGCCGCGAACTTTGAATCATACCTCAAATCAAACAAGGAAACCGGCAGGAAAGTCCGTCATTCATTTGCTATTTTCGAGAATATGGATGGCATCGATGCGACGGTTTACAGTTCTTTGGGAGAAAAAGAAAGTGAGGTAATGAGTCTGCCGCAAACAGTTAATTATACAAGAGTGGGGAGTGTTGCCGAGGTTGGATTATTAAAAGCAAACTCACCCGCGGCGGCGGTCAAACCATCGGATGAAAAGCAAAAAACTGCAAATAAAAAATTGTTAAAACTGATTCATGAGATTGTAGCGCATCCTGATAATGTCGTAATTAAAAGAAAAGGCGATGTCATGATTGCTGTCGTTGATAAAGGGCTGCAAACCAAGGCGTATAATCTCAATGAAATTCTCAACCGCGTGGACTGGAATCAAATCGCTGTGCCTGACAACGATCTGGAAAGAGCGGTGAAGTATATACTGAACCGGACAAAATTATTCGCTCCATCGACCGTGCTGGCGCTTACGCCCGATCATTTCGATCCCAAAACTGAAAGCAGTTGGTCGGATTATTTTCGGTCATGTATAGAAAATCATAGTCAGTCTCATGGCGTCAAGGATTTGAAAATTTATCATGCTCATCTTGCGCACCAACTGGCGATTAATGTGCAGTCAACAGGATTGTTTATAGCAACAAATTCGTTGCTGCGTGGACGGATAAGTCAAACCATCGACAATAGAGACAGCATAGAAGGATATAAGAAATATAATGAAAATGAAGTCCTGCATACGCTGCTTGTTGCCGTGTTGACGATAGATGCTATTGTCCGTTTCAAGGAAAGATATGATTATACGGCCAGGGTTGAATTCAATGCGACGAAGCAGGGAGAGTTTACTGAAAGAGGAATATTGAGTCTGGCAAACGGACCTAGCGATTATATGCAAAAGGAGTTTATGCGTGAAATTGAAAAATCCAAAACTTCCGGTGCGCAAACGTCTTCAAAAGCTGAATTAAACAAGGCCATGGCATTGCTGTTTCAGCTTTCAAAGGATCCGTCTTTCAGCATTGACCATAAAGCTTATCTGGAATTGAAACAACGGCTATCGGATACACCCGGGCTTCAATTAACGCCGTCTGAAAAGGATTTGATGGCCAGGATGGAGAAAAATGTAAAACAGCTTGATATGTGCATTGAGAAAATGAACGGCGATGACCTGAAAATATTAAATAACGAAAAAATACACGATCCGCGCTTTCCTTCTGATCCGAGTGCCCAGATTTCAGCTGGATTATTGATCCGGCATTTGAAGTCACTCGAAAGTTTAAGCGTTGACATGCCCTCTTATTGGGAAAATGTGCCATCAAGGCCTTCTTCGACGGCGGAAGAGCCGCGGCGGCCCTTTCCTGCCGTGAAGATGGGTGCCCGTAAACAAAAACGAATTGCGGCAATGAACGAAGTGTCTTCGGCTCTTGGTGTTATCAAGATGATCCAGGAGGAAATAAACCCTTTGATAAACGGTTTGTCATCCGGTTCGGACTCAATTGCCGGGCATATCCGCGCGATGGCTGCCAATGACAATACGCAGTTCGCCTTGCAGGATTTCAATCATCGCAT contains these protein-coding regions:
- a CDS encoding lipoprotein-releasing ABC transporter permease subunit; the encoded protein is MPVREVLLIMFKPAALFIGFRYTRAKSRHQFISLISFVSVAGIALGVTVLITVLSVINGFDREIKKQVFGMISPITISSYTGRLNGWKDMENQLRKDRLAAAPFASGQAMLTFSNMTLPVMLAGVLPAKEIGVSALPDKMIKGRLSDLKAGHYGIVLGVDLAGKLGVTTGDEIIVATLKDTSSTTVITPHFKKFIVTGIFQAGGGGLAFDSKMAFIHLNDAQSFFSLGNAVTGLHVNIEDLYQAPRIASLLQSRLTPDVRAWDWTEQLGGFFENIRVTKTMMFFIFVLIIAVAAFNLICTMIMIVKNKQADIAILRTLGATPLMILTIFVIQGICIALGGTLLGIIGGITLASNVSAISTWVQQALHMQLVSSQVYFVNYLPSELHWPDVWLISLVALALSLAATLYPAWNAARIDPVEALNAE
- a CDS encoding SDR family NAD(P)-dependent oxidoreductase, whose product is MNKKVCVIAGVGPGNGAAMAERFAKAGYSVALLARTPLFAEELAARIGEAHAYKCDVTDGDSVKNVFQEIRREQGEIDVVIYNAGSGAWGNVEEINSTVLESSWRVNTLGLLLVSQEVIPSMKQGRHGSIIVIGATASRRGGVRTAAFAPAKAAQRSLAESMAKYLWPHGIHVAVIIIDGVVDLPETRARLPEKSDDFFVKPSAVAETAYWLTQQPSSAWSFEVEARPFGENW